CCAATGCCGATAGTTGTTTGCTCCGCGGCCGGCGAATGCAACAAGGCCAAAATTGCCGGGCACGCGCGGGTGTCCGTTCTTCAACCGAATGACGGTGCCGGTCACATCACGAGGCACGATCAGCCCGGTGACGCGGGCGCAATCAGTCTCACGACTCAAATCCTGTCCGTCAAACTGGCCATCATAAGGAGAGACATAGTGATCTGAGGCAACTGTGACACCGTTCCACGTGTGTGGCGTGCTTTTGAACGGGCCGTGCGGCTTAATGTTCACCTCGGCATCGTTGGGCGGCACACACAATGCGCCGTGCCCAAACTGGTCCAAGATAGACCACGGGCGCATGCCGCCGCCTTGCGGCCCGCCGGCGACGCCCGACACAGGCACAACGATAGAGGTCGCATGCACACGGGCATTGACAAACTTGACACCCAGAATCCGCCCAAAAAACGTCCGAATGGGGCGCGTCATGGCGACGCGTATGACATGAGGACGCGGAAAAGTGATCTCAGCGGGCGCCAGCGTGACGCTCCGGTCGCCCACGCGATTCTGAGCGGCAGCCGCGATGGCCAGTTGCTTAGCTCGCCCGCTTTCTGAGGTGTTGCCCGGGTCTGCAATCATCCCTTGCGCTCCCGCCAACGCTGCCGCGTCAACGGCGTTTTGCATCTGGCTTTGCACGTGGTAGAAGTAACCGACATCTACCGCTAACGCTGCCGCGCCAAGCAAACAGACTGTGCCAATGGCCACCAACGCGATAACCGTGCCTCTCTGTCTCGTTTTTCTCATGGTTCCAACCTCCGATCTGTGGTGCATCTGGTTGTTACCTGGCTGCGCATTTGCTTCATGCTGGACGCCTCTCGTTCGGGAATTTATTCACGTCGCATACGGCTCGCTGCGCTGAGCGTCACTGTTTGGTCAATGTGCAACAGACGCAGGATCAGCGGCGTCAGGCGGTAGGAGATCGTCACCTGTGTTGGCTCGCCGGACCTGCCGGTCAATCCCGTTACGCTGATTGTCACCGCATCAGAACTGAGCCCCCCGCTCGCCAACGACGCATTGATCTTACTATAGACCGATTCCGCCGAGTTGGTCATCGTGGCGAGTCGCGCGCTCTGGCGAGCCGCGTTGGTGATGCTATGTTGCACCATCAACACACGACCGAAATCCACAATGCCCACCAACATGATCACGAGGATCGGTGCAGCCATAGCGAATTCAACCAATGTTTGCCCTCGTTGAGCCTGCGGCCGGCGCGATTCGGTGTTGATGTCTCCTCTACGATGCAAACTCATCATAGCGTTATAACCTCATCACCGTTGTCGCCTGCAAGGGACGCTGCCGACTGATACGACCTAGCCCACCGACAGCGAATACGCTCTCCAGCGGCGACGTGAATGGATACCTGACCGTAACCGATGCCCACGTTGTGGAGGCGTTGATGTCCACCTGAACCGATACGTGACGCGCCTCAAGCCCGGCTTGTTGGCAATAGTCCATCACAGCCGCCCGGACAGCGGCGACCGTGCCTCCCGGCTGCGTGGCCGCCCGCGCGCCAACACGCGACGCATTGGTGATCACGTGCTGATTCTGCATGACCCACCCGATGTGCGCCAAGCCAGAGAAGATCAGCACAAGGAGCGGCATCGTCAATGTCAACTCAACCAGCCCATGTCCTCGCTGTCGTCGTGATTGTGATCTGCGTCTGCTCATCTGATCTGCTCGATCCATGACATTTACCTTCCATCAGTCAAGGGTCATTCAGGGCCCGAAAAATTCACCCAGATCAAGAAATTTTCACTGCCATCTTGTGACAGCTCGCGCCAATCATCCAATACACACGTCCTAGCATGGCATAGGGCCTTTGCTGGCTCAGGATCGCCAGCGTCGAAGCCTTGATCAATTGACCAGCGGATGAGTGGGCGACTCAATGAACGCCGCGAGGTCCTCGATTTCGATCTCCTGACCGCTTCTTATTTTTAGACTGTAGATGCCCTCCGGCACGTCATCAAACATGAATGCGCCAAACGGGTTGACGTGGGTGGTGGCCACGATCTGCTCGTTTTTGCACAATTGAACTTCTGCGCCCGCAAGGCCGTTGTGGGCCTCATCGAGCGATTCACCTAGAATATTGACTGCTCGAGTATTTGGCTTTCGGCTGACGGAAATATCAATGCGGCAATGGCCGGCCTGATAAATGAGACGCCGAGCTTGCAGGCCGTGATACCGCACTGCAAACGCAGGCTGCAGCATCCTGTAGTCGGCGATCAGCGCCGCCACGATGCGCTGGATGACCCCAGGCCGTGAATGCTTCACCTGGTCTCCAAACAGTTGCACGGCCTGACGCACTAACCAGCGCGGGGCATGAACAAGCTGGCGACGTGCGACTGTTGTGACAATGCGCTTGGCGAGTTCCTGCTCTGACTGACACGCCCGGCAGCCGGCAGCGATGTGAGCACTCACCCGCTCGGCTTCATCGAGCGGCAGGCGGTCTCGCATCCATTGAATGTATTGATCAAATGATGGACAACTCATAAGCTTTCTTATCTCCCACGTTGTTTGTCACGTTTGTCTGATCCACTGATCATGGGCGCGTGATCGAAGAAATAATTCATCCTTGCTAAAAATTTAGCTCGTCCAGGATTCTGCGGATGCGCTTCAGGCAGCGACCACGTTTCGGTCCGATTGTGGACGGCGCGAGCCCCATCTGTTCGGCCAGCTTCTCATACGAACTTTCTTGATCATCGTAAAAGAGCGCCTGCACAAGTTGACGACACGGCGCATCCAGCATAGAGACAGCCTGCTCCAGCAATCGTTCCTGCTCTAGTTGCTCAAGCAGTTGATCGGGTACGAGCGATTCATCAGGCTTGTTGGCCAGCTCCTGCTCCAGATGATCTGAATCCACCAGATAGCGACGAGCGCGCTCCCGCCGGCGAAAACACTGACGCCGCGTGACCGTCGAGAGCCAGGAACTCAATTTCGTGGCATCGTTCAATTTCCCCAAATCTTGTAGCAATGCCAACCACACCGATTGGAACACATCGGCGGCGTCTTCGCGCGACAAGCGAAACTTGAGCGCAATCGAATAAATCAGTCCTTCGTAACGCTCCACCAGCGCAGCCCATGCCGGTTCTTCTCCGGCTAAACACCGCTTGACTAATTCGGTATCTGAATAGCGATGATAAGATTCAACCGGTTGGACTCCCGGCATCACCATCTTCACGCTCGTTTCACTGACCAGTCCGGGCATGCATGACTCCTTGAAAAAGATTAGCGACGTGACCCTGTTCGCTAGCTCAACATTTCTGTGCGGTCGCTTCTGGCTGGCTCGACCTCGATGCGCTGTTATCATCTCAGGAATCTCAGCGAAACGAAATCCGTGTGATTACCGAACCGGCGCTGTAAAATTACTGAGCAGCGTTTCCAGGCTACAAGATGCAGACAAGTATGATGCCTGTCAGCGCCGATGGGGGGTACGGGGACAGCATCTGACAGGCATCATCGGCAAGAGTCAGGTTGCCCTGAGCATTCACCTAAAACACCCTGGTCTTTCCATTAATCAATGGGCAGCAAGCGCAGGAAAAAATTCATCGGCCAGAAATCAAGGGCAGCAGGTGTGGGAAAAATTCATCTGGCTTAGCCAGAATCACACGGCGACACGGTGACGCGCGGTTCTCGCTGCGCTTTGCGCCCTACCGATGTAACGGTGGCCGACGATGGCCGCTGTGCCTGTCCCGTGTTGGGATAGAGGCGGGGATGGGTGGCCGACGATGTGGCGGTGGCCGACGATGGCCAGCCGCCGGCGTTCGTCGGTCATCTATTCCACTGTGGTGAGCCGATTGCGAATGGCGAATTTCACCAGTCCGGGCGTCGTGTGGATATTCAATTTGTTCATGATGTTGGCCCGGTGGGCGTCAACTGTACGGATGCTTAAATCCAGTTGGGAGGCAATCTCCTTGCTGCTCAAGCCGTCAGCGACAAGTTGTAGGATTTCGCGTTCGCGATCGGTCAGCAAGCTCAATGGATCATCACTGCCCTCGCCGATGTTCGGCCCGTGCAGGTAGCCTTTGACAACCATGTTGGAGATAGAAGGACTCAGATAAGTATTGCCGAGCAGCACTTGTGAAATAGCGTCTACTAGCTCGCGGGCAGCGCTCTGTTTGAGCACGTAGCCGGAGGCGCCGGCGCGCAACGCCGAGTAGATATACGCCTCATCCTTGTGCATGGACAACACGATGGCCTTCAGTCGCACATTTTTCTTGCGGATGCGCTTGATCGTCTCGATACCGTTCAAGCCCGGCATGCCGATGTCTATGACGACCAAATCAGGGCGAAGCTCATCAATCTTTTTCAACGCCTCCAAACCATCGTGCGCTTGGCCGACAACGAGAAAGCGTGGGTCGCTGGCCAACATATTCGCCAAGGCATCACAGACGATGGCATGATCATCAGCCAGCAAAATCCGAACGGCATCTCGTCGAACCGTCGTATCCCTCTGGTCTCCGCTAACCAAACCTGGCATAACCGTCTCCTTAACGTTGATAGCTGATAGATTCCTCTATCTTTCCTCAGACCGATGCGACGCCTGGGTGGCGCTCAGCAGCGGCGCCGGCGCAAGCGCCATCGGCCACGGGATGACGACCCGCAGCGTCGTGCCCTTGCCAGCTTCTGCGTCAATAAACAATTGCCCGCCCACCGCCGACGCGCGTTCTTGCATAGACAATAACCCGATGCCGCCGCGTTCCGGATAGGAATTTTCCGACAAGCTAATCGGATCAAAACCTCGGCCGTTATCCTGAATCTCCAATTCGACCACTTCATCCTTCTGGCTCAGTCGAATGGAAACCTGCGTCGCGCCGGCATGCTTCTTGATGTTGTTGAGCGCCTCCTGACTGATACGAAACAGCGTGGTTTCAATCTCCGGCGATAGTCGCGAGAAGTCAGCATCCACAATCAACTGGATTTTCCACCCGCACCGCTCGCCAAGGTAATCCACCAACCACTGCAACGCATCGAGCAAACCTAAATCATCCAGCAAAGACGGCCGCAGATCATGTGAGAGCCGCCGTAGGTCATCCAGCGTCTTTTCGGTCAACAACTTGATCTGCCGCAGCCCACGGCGAACGACTTGCAACGAGGCAGGCACTTTCTCTTCCAGCATATCCAACCCGATCAACATGCCGGATAAGACTTGGCCGACCCCGTCGTGCAACTCGCGGGAAATACGCGCCCGCTCCTCTTCGAGCACGTTGGTCAATCGCATGGAGAGCCGTCGTAGCGCCGTTTTTTGCGACGACACCTGAGAAAATAGATTGGTATTATCAATGGCAATCGCCAACTGATTGGCAATCCCCACGGCGATTTTAATGTCGCGTGAGGTAAACTGACGGGGCGTTGCCGAATTATGCAGCCCCATCAATCCGATGACATCGCTCTTGGCGACCAATGGCACTAACAACCAACCACTCAAGTCAGGTCCGCCCACGCCCGACACGCCCAACGGCAGACTGTGAGCCATCACGTCCACAACTAGCGGCTCGCGCCGACGCAACACATCGGCCAGCACGTGCGCCTGCCCCATCTGGACACGCATCGAGCGAAATTCACGCTCTTGCGCCGGCGACAAGCCGCGCATGCGAGTTGCGTAAACGGTCCTCTTGGTCGGCTCGCGCAGCAACACCACAAATTGATTGCAGCCCAGCAGTCGCGGCGTAATCTCCGACGCTATGCTCAACAGATCATCCAAACTGGTAAACTGGCTCAGGCTCTCGGCCACCCGCAGCAGCGAGGTGGAAATTTCCGCCTCTTCCTTTTGTCGTTCGTAGAGCCGTGCATTTTCAATGGCAATCGCCGCTTGGCGACTCAACCCTTGCAGCATCGAAAGATCATCGGCCGTGAGGCTATCCGACCCCGGTCTGTTACCCACCGCCAACACACCGATGAAATGGCCGGCCGTGTCAATGATCGGCGTGCAGATGCAGGACTTCAGTTGAAACGTCATCCGCTCCTCATTTGTGGGCAGCGTATCAGCATCGGTATCCGCGCAGAAGTAAGCGTGTCCCGTAGCCCACACGTGCCCGACAATTCCAGCCTGACGTGACCATGTGACTTCATGTGAGACCCACTGCTGACCATCCCAGTACTCGCGCAACGTGAGCGCGTGATCTTCCAGCAGCGCGACAAATCCGGTTTCAGCGTTGGCCAGCGCCGTGGCCCGCACCACGATGCGCCTGAGCAGCTCACTCAGTTCCAACTCCGAGGTAATGTCTTGCGCGAAACTGAGCAATGCTGACAATTGCCGGATCATGCGCCCGTTCTCTAATTTCAGGCGCTGCTTCTCCAGCACGCCATTGACCGTTGAGATTAACTGATTGGGTCGAACCGGCTTCTCAACAAATGCCATCACGCCACGTTCCAGCGCCTCCAACGCGCTTTTCAACGTGGCATAACCGGTGATGATGACGACTTCCGTCTTGGGAGAATACTGCTTCAGATGCTCGACGAGATCCATCCCGTGCATGTCGGGCAAATTCAAATCGAGGAGCACCAGATTACAAAAGCGACGCTGCACTTGTTCGATTGCGTCGGCAGCGCGCCCGGCGGTGTCTACAGAAAACCCACCGCTCTGCAAAATTTCTGCCAACGTGCGAGCGACAAGCGGCTCATCATCAACAACAAGAATGTGCGGCGTCACACTCATGCGTACATTACCTCAAACCCCTCTTGGCGGCGCACAGATTACCCCAACCCACTGCCAATCGGCAAGCCGAAAGCGTCATTTTACGCTCCACCAGCGCCGGCTGACTCACGCTCGTTGAAACGACTTGAACGACCATCACAACAACGACCATCACAACCACCGCCATGATACTCATGGCTCAGTGGCCAGAGTACCAGAGTGAACGAACCGGCAAAACCCGTACCAAAGTTGAACGATCCTCGCCTCTCATCAATCTGTGTGAGGAAAACACTGAATCTGTGTGTGTTGGCTGCCGAGCAGGACTAGCTCAACGCTATCGGCAACAAACGACCAAAATTGCAAGACTGAAAAATGGTTTTCAGGGCTGGAACAGATGTCGCTCGCGGCTCGTGACCGGTCAGGCTCACGCACGTGGGTGAACGATGACCGGTCACGAGAAATTGGTTAACGAGTTAGACTAAACGGCGCGTCGCTTCGATCGTGAATAGTTTCGTCATCGAGGCTGATCACCTCAATGAGGCAGTTGGCAGTAGCCAGCCCGTTTGGCTTCCAGGATACTGAGCCGGTGTTAGGAATACTCCTGAAGATCGTCCGATATGTGCGGCCACCGTCGCGCGACAAGCGAACCATGACATTGCCAGCAAGACCGGTTGAGACCCATTGAATCGTCTGCTGGCGCCCTAGCTTCCACTGCTCGCCGCCATTGGGCGAGACCACACGCAAGGATTTCGGCTCAACGATGGTGAACACAGCATCGCTGCTGTCGTTGACCGAGAGCGTCGTGGCGCTGCTGATGCGGATGACCGCTCGGGTCGTCGGCGTGCCGCTGACCAGCCACGTCTCTTCTCCATCGTTGAGCACACCACTCATCAGCGGCGCAAATTGACGGCCACCATCGCGCGACAGCTCGATATTGACCGGCCCTGTGAGATTGCTCGATGACCAACGAATCGTGACCGTCTCGCCAACGCGCCACTGCTCGCCGCCATTGGGCGCCACAACACGCAGCGAGGGCGCCGGCGGCGCTGCCGCGGATTCAAATGCCCCAATGTCAGGCGCCCGACCATGAAACTCGCCAAGATAAACCGGATCGCCTTGCGACCAGCGAATCGCCCGGGCGAACGTCAGCGTGTCGCGCTCGATATTGACATCAACAACTTCAACAGGCGGATTTGAGCCAATTTTCACTTGATCGCCAGCCACCAAACCAAACCCATTGGTGAAGTAGGAAGCATCCTCCACAGAAACGACTGTCCCATTGCCACCTGTCTTTGTCCACGTCAACGGCACGGCCGCATCAATGCCGGGAGAACCGTCTCGCAGACGATAGTTGCCGGCCGCTTTATCAACAAAGAGCGGCTCGGCCTCCAGATTGTCACGCACGAACTGGGAATAGCGTTGCTGATAGTGCCCGATGCGTTGCAGGCCATCCAGGCTCACCACATTCATCAACGGGCGTTGATTGACCACGTTCCCTGCTACCATGTATGAACGATAAAACGATTCGCCAAATTGCCGATCAGGGAAGATGTAAAAGAACAATTGATGCTTCTGCGCATTGGTACGGCAGATAATGTTGTTCTTAAGCACATTGTCGCTGATGTTCACCTGCGATTGGCCCCAATTGGTGATCATCACGCCGCTGGCGTGGGGATTGCTTTCATCCGTGCCGTTATCCACAAACGTGTTATGGTAGACCCGATTGCCATAGGGGTTCGGGGCATCGGCCCAGCCGTTGATGATCACGCCCATCCGCTCATTTTCCACCAGCACATTGCGTCGAAAGATGGTCTCGGCCGATCCAATCTGTACGCCGGCGCCGCCTTTAGCCCCATCGGCGCCGATGCGGCAACGAACGAATGTGTTGTACTCGATCAGATTTCGTCGAGCAATGAACTCTTCACCGCGCGCCCACGGTGGATTGACGCGCCAGACCATGTCAATGCCCTTATGCCAGGCGTTCTCGAAGTAATTATTCCGAATCACATTGTAGGACGTGTCTATCCCCAACAACGCATGGCCGCCATTGATGAAGCGATTACCTTCAATCAACGTGCAATCGGCTCCCCGACTGAGCCGAACAGCATCGCCCCATGCTTGCTCGTCACCCGGCGCATAGCGGTCGCCCCAATTACGAAATTCATTGTTGATCAGCCGATTGTAGACCGAGCCGTTATACAGATAGAGGCCCGCATAGTAGGGCGTGTAGCCGTTCCCGATGAATGTGTTGCCGATAATCTCGTTGTAACTTCCGTTTTGGATCTCACCCCACGCCCCGGTAGGATTTTGGAACGTGATCCCTTGCACCGTGATGTAGGATCGCTGGATGAGATTTAACAACAACTCAACGCCTTCGATGATGACCGTCTGCCCTTGAGCAGCGCGGTAGGTG
The genomic region above belongs to Blastocatellia bacterium and contains:
- a CDS encoding pilus assembly protein TadG-related protein — protein: MRKTRQRGTVIALVAIGTVCLLGAAALAVDVGYFYHVQSQMQNAVDAAALAGAQGMIADPGNTSESGRAKQLAIAAAAQNRVGDRSVTLAPAEITFPRPHVIRVAMTRPIRTFFGRILGVKFVNARVHATSIVVPVSGVAGGPQGGGMRPWSILDQFGHGALCVPPNDAEVNIKPHGPFKSTPHTWNGVTVASDHYVSPYDGQFDGQDLSRETDCARVTGLIVPRDVTGTVIRLKNGHPRVPGNFGLVAFAGRGANNYRHWIVNGYDGLVQVGDTLETEPGNKTGPTVQGVEALIALDPDARMVKNAAGQWVVISSRYPLNESPRIVPIPVYSVFTAPDHGRTTFQVTNIASFFVEGSSGHEVWGRFVQSRARNGQAGTIIERESGQSVGGGGRYLGTVRLIEDEQH
- a CDS encoding pilus assembly protein, with the translated sequence MMSLHRRGDINTESRRPQAQRGQTLVEFAMAAPILVIMLVGIVDFGRVLMVQHSITNAARQSARLATMTNSAESVYSKINASLASGGLSSDAVTISVTGLTGRSGEPTQVTISYRLTPLILRLLHIDQTVTLSAASRMRRE
- a CDS encoding pilus assembly protein yields the protein MSRRRSQSRRQRGHGLVELTLTMPLLVLIFSGLAHIGWVMQNQHVITNASRVGARAATQPGGTVAAVRAAVMDYCQQAGLEARHVSVQVDINASTTWASVTVRYPFTSPLESVFAVGGLGRISRQRPLQATTVMRL
- a CDS encoding carboxypeptidase-like regulatory domain-containing protein, producing the protein MSCPSFDQYIQWMRDRLPLDEAERVSAHIAAGCRACQSEQELAKRIVTTVARRQLVHAPRWLVRQAVQLFGDQVKHSRPGVIQRIVAALIADYRMLQPAFAVRYHGLQARRLIYQAGHCRIDISVSRKPNTRAVNILGESLDEAHNGLAGAEVQLCKNEQIVATTHVNPFGAFMFDDVPEGIYSLKIRSGQEIEIEDLAAFIESPTHPLVN
- a CDS encoding RNA polymerase sigma factor → MPGLVSETSVKMVMPGVQPVESYHRYSDTELVKRCLAGEEPAWAALVERYEGLIYSIALKFRLSREDAADVFQSVWLALLQDLGKLNDATKLSSWLSTVTRRQCFRRRERARRYLVDSDHLEQELANKPDESLVPDQLLEQLEQERLLEQAVSMLDAPCRQLVQALFYDDQESSYEKLAEQMGLAPSTIGPKRGRCLKRIRRILDELNF
- a CDS encoding response regulator transcription factor — its product is MPGLVSGDQRDTTVRRDAVRILLADDHAIVCDALANMLASDPRFLVVGQAHDGLEALKKIDELRPDLVVIDIGMPGLNGIETIKRIRKKNVRLKAIVLSMHKDEAYIYSALRAGASGYVLKQSAARELVDAISQVLLGNTYLSPSISNMVVKGYLHGPNIGEGSDDPLSLLTDREREILQLVADGLSSKEIASQLDLSIRTVDAHRANIMNKLNIHTTPGLVKFAIRNRLTTVE
- a CDS encoding GAF domain-containing protein, producing the protein MSVTPHILVVDDEPLVARTLAEILQSGGFSVDTAGRAADAIEQVQRRFCNLVLLDLNLPDMHGMDLVEHLKQYSPKTEVVIITGYATLKSALEALERGVMAFVEKPVRPNQLISTVNGVLEKQRLKLENGRMIRQLSALLSFAQDITSELELSELLRRIVVRATALANAETGFVALLEDHALTLREYWDGQQWVSHEVTWSRQAGIVGHVWATGHAYFCADTDADTLPTNEERMTFQLKSCICTPIIDTAGHFIGVLAVGNRPGSDSLTADDLSMLQGLSRQAAIAIENARLYERQKEEAEISTSLLRVAESLSQFTSLDDLLSIASEITPRLLGCNQFVVLLREPTKRTVYATRMRGLSPAQEREFRSMRVQMGQAHVLADVLRRREPLVVDVMAHSLPLGVSGVGGPDLSGWLLVPLVAKSDVIGLMGLHNSATPRQFTSRDIKIAVGIANQLAIAIDNTNLFSQVSSQKTALRRLSMRLTNVLEEERARISRELHDGVGQVLSGMLIGLDMLEEKVPASLQVVRRGLRQIKLLTEKTLDDLRRLSHDLRPSLLDDLGLLDALQWLVDYLGERCGWKIQLIVDADFSRLSPEIETTLFRISQEALNNIKKHAGATQVSIRLSQKDEVVELEIQDNGRGFDPISLSENSYPERGGIGLLSMQERASAVGGQLFIDAEAGKGTTLRVVIPWPMALAPAPLLSATQASHRSEER
- a CDS encoding right-handed parallel beta-helix repeat-containing protein, which produces MVGHGQRNPRAHLLQRLTVLFLIGLQMAIGLSVMRPVEARTPVTYYVDARNGRDTNDGKSPGRAWRTIAQANALVQPGDTVIIQAGVYREPIAPVVSGTAQARITYRAAQGQTVIIEGVELLLNLIQRSYITVQGITFQNPTGAWGEIQNGSYNEIIGNTFIGNGYTPYYAGLYLYNGSVYNRLINNEFRNWGDRYAPGDEQAWGDAVRLSRGADCTLIEGNRFINGGHALLGIDTSYNVIRNNYFENAWHKGIDMVWRVNPPWARGEEFIARRNLIEYNTFVRCRIGADGAKGGAGVQIGSAETIFRRNVLVENERMGVIINGWADAPNPYGNRVYHNTFVDNGTDESNPHASGVMITNWGQSQVNISDNVLKNNIICRTNAQKHQLFFYIFPDRQFGESFYRSYMVAGNVVNQRPLMNVVSLDGLQRIGHYQQRYSQFVRDNLEAEPLFVDKAAGNYRLRDGSPGIDAAVPLTWTKTGGNGTVVSVEDASYFTNGFGLVAGDQVKIGSNPPVEVVDVNIERDTLTFARAIRWSQGDPVYLGEFHGRAPDIGAFESAAAPPAPSLRVVAPNGGEQWRVGETVTIRWSSSNLTGPVNIELSRDGGRQFAPLMSGVLNDGEETWLVSGTPTTRAVIRISSATTLSVNDSSDAVFTIVEPKSLRVVSPNGGEQWKLGRQQTIQWVSTGLAGNVMVRLSRDGGRTYRTIFRSIPNTGSVSWKPNGLATANCLIEVISLDDETIHDRSDAPFSLTR